In one window of Verrucomicrobiota bacterium DNA:
- a CDS encoding restriction endonuclease subunit S, with product MSEWRKIAIADIAAPSKNALVGGPFGSNLVSRDYTPSGVPVIRGQNMGFGRWVSGEFVFVSNDKSENLSANIAKPGDLIFTQRGTLGQVAIVPPAPFDRYVISQSQMKLTVDSAKADAKFLFYFFTSEEQQDYIRRNAIQTGVPHTNLGHLRTTPLFLPPLSEQRAIASVLGALDDKIELNRRMNETLEAMARALFQNWFVDATQAGLPKGWRYATISELCDINSWTLNKGDELDRIEYVEISEVSRGNIGSIQVFQRGEEPSRARRRLRHGDTVLSTVRPERGSYFLCLNPSPNLIASTGFAVVTPTKAPWSLIHAALTHPEVSQHLGHQADGGAYPAVRPEIIGKWELPWPDKPEKVKQFHRACAPLYERAEHNRLESRTLAAMRDALLPKLLSGELRVPAAAKLVDATV from the coding sequence GTGAGCGAGTGGCGGAAAATAGCTATTGCCGACATTGCCGCACCATCGAAGAACGCGCTGGTTGGCGGACCGTTTGGTTCTAATTTGGTTTCTCGTGACTACACTCCTTCTGGTGTGCCAGTTATTCGCGGGCAAAACATGGGCTTTGGAAGATGGGTCAGCGGGGAGTTTGTTTTTGTTTCTAACGATAAGTCCGAAAACCTCTCGGCGAATATCGCAAAGCCCGGCGATTTGATTTTCACTCAACGCGGAACTCTCGGGCAAGTGGCCATTGTTCCCCCAGCGCCGTTTGACCGCTATGTCATCTCGCAGAGTCAGATGAAGCTCACAGTTGATTCTGCAAAGGCTGACGCAAAATTTCTTTTCTATTTTTTTACCAGTGAAGAACAGCAAGACTACATTCGTCGCAACGCCATTCAAACAGGCGTTCCACACACGAATCTTGGTCATCTTCGAACCACGCCGCTGTTTCTTCCTCCGCTCTCCGAGCAGCGCGCCATCGCGTCGGTGTTGGGCGCGCTGGACGACAAGATTGAGTTGAACCGGCGGATGAACGAGACGTTGGAGGCGATGGCCCGGGCGCTCTTCCAGAACTGGTTCGTGGACGCCACCCAAGCCGGCCTCCCTAAAGGCTGGCGCTACGCGACGATTTCAGAGTTGTGCGACATCAATTCGTGGACGCTCAACAAAGGCGACGAGCTTGACCGAATCGAATACGTCGAGATTTCCGAAGTGTCGCGCGGCAATATCGGGAGCATCCAAGTCTTCCAGCGTGGCGAAGAACCGAGCCGTGCTCGCCGCAGACTGCGGCACGGCGACACCGTGCTCTCCACCGTTCGCCCTGAGCGCGGTTCGTACTTTCTCTGCCTGAACCCTTCACCAAATCTCATCGCGTCCACCGGTTTTGCCGTCGTGACGCCGACGAAAGCCCCGTGGAGTCTCATTCACGCTGCGCTGACGCATCCTGAAGTTTCCCAGCATCTGGGGCATCAGGCCGACGGTGGCGCGTATCCCGCCGTCCGCCCTGAAATCATCGGTAAGTGGGAATTGCCGTGGCCAGACAAACCGGAGAAAGTTAAACAGTTTCACCGGGCCTGCGCTCCGCTTTACGAAAGAGCCGAACACAATCGTCTTGAATCCCGCACCCTCGCCGCGATGCGCGACGCGCTGCTGCCGAAGCTGCTGTCGGGCGAATTGCGCGTGCCCGCCGCCGCCAAACTTGTGGACGCCACGGTATGA